AAGCTCTCGGCGGACTACCAGTACATGGGCGCGGTCAAGAACATCGATTTCAGCGATGAGCGCTACATGTTCGAAGACTCGGCCGGTTTCATCGTCGGGGATCCCGACGACTGCATCGCGCAGGTGCAGCGGTATGTGGATCTGGGTGCCGATGCCCTGGTCATGCGCATCGACGGCCTGCCGCACGCCGAATTGATGAAGTCGATCGAGCTTTTCGGCAAGTACGTCATCCCGAAGTTCAAGAACCCACGTGCCGTGGTTCGTCCCGCCGAGGCAATCCTGGATGACATCCGCGGCCTGCGGCCCGCTCACTACGCCGAGCTCGAAGCGTTCACATCTGCACATGCCATGAACGGCAACACCATCCAGGTTGGAGAAAGCCGATGAACACGACAGCAACCGATGACATCTACAGTCGTTACCCCGATGAGATCCTGATCGAGCGAAAGCCCAACGGGGTGTTGCTGATCACGCTGAATCGCCCGGATCAGTTGAACTCCCTGACGATGCCCATGTTCGAATACATGGCTGATATCTGGATCGATATCGACCGTGACCCCCTGACCAAAGTCGCCGTCATCACCGGCGCCGGCCGCGGATTCTGCACGGGGATGGATGTTTCGCAGCCGGACCCGAGCCTCGATGACGCCATCGCACTGATGGAGGTGGAACGGCGTCGGCTTTCCGCGCTGCTCAACATGGACAAACCGCTCATCTCCGCGATCAACGGGCCCGCCGTGGGCTGGGGCCTATCCATGGGACTGCTTGCCGATATCAGCGTCGCGGCCGAGGATGCAATCCTGATGGACGGCCACACCCGGGTCGGAGTAGTCGCCGGTGATCACTCCTCACTGATCTGGCCACTCTTGGTCGGGATGGCCAAAGCAAAGTACTACCAGCTGACCTCGACACGGCTCACCGGACGAGAAGCCGAGCGCATCGGGCTGGTCAGCATCACCGAACGCCCCGAGGCCGTGCTGGATCGCGCGCTGGCGATCGCCGACGACCTGGCACGCGGATCCCAACAGGCCATCCGCTGGACAAAGCGCTCGTTGAACACCGGTTGGCTCACCAATGCGCTTCCTCAACAGGAGCTCTCAGCGGCACTGGAGACCCTCGGGTTCGCCGGAGCCGATTATCTCGAAGCTCGGCAAGCCTTCCGTCAGGGGCGCACGCCCGTGTTTCCTTCCGCCGGTGGCCAGGGCGTGCAACCCGCCGCAACCGACCGCGCCACCGTCGGCTGAGCAAGCGATGACCAGTCCCGAGGACATGCCACTGACCGGGCTCACCCTCGACGATCACGACGGGGTGCTCGTGGTCACGCTGAACCGCCCGCCGGCCAACGCACTGAACCGCTCCGTCATCGGTGAACTGACGCACCTTTTCGCCAGGCTCACCACATCTGCCGACGCCCCCGCGGTGGTCCTCACCGGCCACGGCGAGCGATTCTTCAGCGCCGGAGGCGATATCAAAGAACTCGAAGGGGTCGCTGCCGATCAGATCGACGGACGGATGCGAGATTTCCACTCGTTGCTGACGGTGCTGGACCGGTATCCTCGTCCGGTGATCGGTGCCATCAATGGGTACTGCGTCGGCGGCGGCGTCGAGATCGCACTCTTCGCCGACACCGTGTTGGCGGTCGAGCATGCACAGTTCGGCTTCCCGGAGATCAAGCACGGACTCCTCCCGGCCGACAAAGGCATCCAGCGCGCCATCCAGATCCTCGGGGTGCGCACCACCCGCGCGATGTTGTTGTCGGGCGAGCTTTTCGGTGTGCAGCGCGCCGCCGCACTCGGTCTCGTCGACACGATCGTCGGCTCAGCACAGCTGCTACCGTCCGCCGTCGCCGTCGCCCAGGAGGCAGCAGCCAAGGCGCCCGTACTCTACCGCGCACTCAAGCGCAGCGTGAACGGTCCGGACGACGCCCAGGACGAGAAGTCTCTGCGCCGTACCCTGGACGACGCCGCCGCCTATTTCGACGATCCCGTCGCCCGCGCCCTGCGCGGGGGTTGGAGCGTCCAGCGCAATCGAGCACGTACGCACGCAGCCACATCACAGCCGCATGTCGAGCGGCCGGCAGAGGAATCACTTTGATGGCATCAGATACTCCCGCTTCATCGCACCCGGTACCGGTACTCCGCGACGTGTCGCGGTTCGAGGCGGTGCCACGAACCTTCGCCCAGCTGCTGCACGACCGAGCCCGACACGAGCCCGACACGGTCGCCTTCTACACCTGGGAATCAGGTGCCCAACAGCCCACCACCTGGGCTGAGTACGCCGACTCCGTGCGTCGGGTCGCGCTCGAACTGGACAGTGTCGGAGTCGGTGCGGGTGACCGGGTAGCCATCATGTCGTCGGCGCGCGCTGAGTGGGTGGTGGCCGCATTGGCCATCCTCAGCGTGAACGCCGTTCTGGTCGGGGTGTATCCGACAAGCTCGCAACAGGAGCTCGCACAGGTACTCGAAACGTGCGGCGTGTCGGCGGTTTTCGCGGAAGGCCAACCTGCTCTCGAAAAGGTGGCCGCGATAGCGCCCCGGCTGGACACCCTGCGCGCGGTGATCGGGTTCGAGACACAGCCCGCAGGCATGCCCGACAACGTCTCGGTCAGCGGGTGGCATTCGCTCCTCGCTGCCGGCGGGGCGCGGGCAGCCGCCGAGCCCACCCGGTTCGCCGATCTGGTGGCGGACGGCGATATCGACCAACCAGCGGTCCTGTTCTCCACATCGGGGTCCACCGGAATTCCCAAGGGGGTCGTGCACACCCACCGCACGCTGCAGTACTCGGTGCTGGCTGTGGCAATGACGTACCCGGATATCGGTCGCACCCGCCACGACCTCGTCGGGTTCCTCGGCCTGTCACACGTAGCTCCCGCCCTCATGGGGGTTTTCGCACCGATCATGACCAAGCTCGTGATCACCTACTGCACGATGGAACAGCGCTTGCCCGCCCTCACCGGGGTGCGCCCGACCGCCGTGGTCTGGCCGCCCCGCATGCACGAGAAGCTGGCCAGCGAGGTTCTGCAGACGGTCACACATTCGGGACGGTTCTTCGGTATCAAGTACGCGGCGGCAATGCAGATCGCCCGACGCGTCGGCGCACACAGATGGGCAGATCGCCGGCCGCCCCGATACCTCGATGTGCTCTATGGCATCTGCCTGAGGGCAGTGTTCCTGCCGCTGCGCGCGAGGGTCGGAATGGACCGGATCAGCGTCAGCTGGACCGCCTCGGGCAGCATGTCCCCCGATGTGGCCGCGCTGTGGCACATGTGGGGCCTCGATCTGCGCGAGCTCTACGGCACGACGGAGACCTGCGGTGCAGTCCTTGCCCAGTGGGACCGGACCTTTCCCAGACCCGGCACCATCGGCAAGAACATGCCGGATCCGCGCTGGGCGGTGCGTGTGTCCCCCGACGGTGAGCTGCAGGTGCGCACGCCGAGTCTGTTCACCGGTTATTGGAACGACCCACAGGCAACATCGGAAGCGGTACACGACGGGTGGTACAGCACCGGGGACCTCGTCGAATTCGACGCAGATGCCGAGGTGAAGATCATCGGCCGGTCCAAGGACCTGATCAAGACCAGCGGCGGTAAATCGGTCAGCCCGCAGCCGATCGAGGTGAAGCTGAAATCCAGTCCGCTGCTGGAAGAAGCCATCGTGGTGGGTGAGGGACGCAAGTACCTCACTGCACTGCTGGCCGTCAGCGCGAAAACCCGGTCGATGAGCGCCGATGAGCGCGATATCCTGCTGCGCCGCTGGATCGAGGGAGTCAACGCTGAACTCTCCCGACCGTTGCAGATCAAGGACTTCCGGGTGATTCCGCGAGAACTGTCGCCCGAAGCGGGTGAGCTCACGCTCAAGGGCACCATCCGCCGCGCCAATGTGGTTGCCTCGTTCGCCGACCTCGTCGACGAGATGTACGACGGGAGCGAACACGACGTCATCGCCGGCCAGGCGCGCTTCATCGGGGGCGACCGTGCCTAGCATCGACACAACCCCGGGTGGGGAAGTACGCATCGAGTACCTCACGAGCCCGGAGATCGGCGATGCCGTGGCGGCGGGATACCGCACGGCGATCCTGCCCTTGGCCGCAATCGAACAACACGGCGGCCATCTCCCGCTGTCCGTGGATGCCGATCATGCAGACGAGCTCGCCGTTCTGATCGCCCGCCGGCTCGGTGATGCATTGGTGCTTCCGACCGTCAGAGTCGGATACTCACCGCATCATCTGGAATTCGCCGGGACGCTGTCCCTTCGAGCGTCGACGCTGGAGTCGATCTGTGTCGATTACACGGCCCATCTCGCCCAGCACGGGTTCGAGCGGGTCATCCTGTTCTCCGGGCACATCGGAAACTACTCTGTGATGCGGGATTTCGAGTCCCGTCTCCAGCAGCAACTGGCTCCGTTGACTGTCATCGTGTTCACCGATGCCGCGGCGATACTGGACTCCTGGCGACTCTGCGCGGCGCGGGTCGCCGGAATGGGTGACAATGTCGGCGGGCACGCAGACATCGCCGAAACCTCGGTGATGCTGGTGCTGGATCCGGGCAAGGTGCGCAGCGAGCGGTTCGCGCCCGGACGCCCCGTCGGCACCGACCGCACCATCGTGGACGCGGCCATGCGAAACGGAGTTCACTCGGTCTCGCCCAACGGCATACTCGGCGATCCGGCCGGATCCTGCGCGGCGATCGGGACCGCCTGCCTGGAGACGGTCTCGGCGTTGATCGCCGATTATGCGCGCGAACGTGGCGCCTGACCTCCACCGGCAGCCATCCGACCGGAAAACACTTGGCCCGAACAGCAAAGGTGCCGTGCCGTGAACAATCTCGAACCCGTCCGAACGGGAGACCCCGCTTTGGACATCTCCAGACTGCGCAGACTCTACGGTCGTTACCCCACCGGTGTCGCCGCGTTGTGTGCGCTACGGGAAGGCGAACCTGTCGGCATCGTCGCGACGTCATTCGTGCCGGTCTCGATGGATCCGGCGCTCGTCTCGGTCTGTGTCCAACACACGTCAACCACCTGGCCGGTGCTCTCCGGCGGGGATCACCTCGGCGTCTCGGTGCTGTCCTCGAAACATCAGGCGGCCTCTCGCCAGCTCTCGGCGAAGAACGCCGACCGGTTCGGCGGCCTGTCCTGGTACAGCACGGATTCGCAGGCCATTCTTCTTCACGACGCCGCAGCCTGGTTCGACTGCAGCATCTCGACCGCCATCCCGGCCGGCGACCACGATGTGGTCATCATGCAGGTGGACTTCGCGGGCATCAACGAGTCGAGCGCTCCCCTGGTATTTCAGGACAGTCGCTATCACAGCCTGATCGCGGCCGACGCGTCATGACAACGACGAGCCTATCGGTCATTACTGCAGCCGGTGACCTCGCCTTGGGCCGCCCCGTCCTGCTCAGCCACGGTCGCCCGGGTGAGGAGCTGACCGATGTCGTGCTGGCGGGGGCCATGGCAACACCCGCATGGACGGCATGGGCGATTCGGCACACCTCGGGATTCCTTTGCGCCGCAATGCACTCAAGCCACGCGGATGCACTGGGCCTACCGCCCATGGTGCCGACGGAGAGACAGAGTCCGAACGTGCCAGTATTCGCCGTCGGGGTGGATGCGGCTGTGGGCATCGGCACCGGTATCAGCGCCGTCGATCGCGCACATACCGGTCGGGTACTGGCCGATCCCCAGACGCGAGCCGAGGACCTGGTCCGGCCCGGGCACGTGATACCGATCAGGGCGGCCGATCACGGTGTGCTGCAGCGACGTGCCGTAGCCGAAGCCGCGATCGATCTATGCGCCAGTGCGGGACTGGTACCGCTGGCGCTGACGGCGACGCTGCTCGACGAACACAGTGGGCGCCTGCTGTGTGGCGACCGATCGGTCGCTTTCGCCCGTGAGCACGGCATCACGCTGGTCACCGTCGAGGACCTCGTCGTCCACCTCATCCATCACGGCACGGGAAAGGCGGGGCGCGTCGAGCGCATCACCCCGTCCGGCCGGCAGATCCGTTGCAGATCAACCCGTGTCATCGACTTCGATGACGAACTGACCGGCGCCCGACACACGGTCATGGTGGGGCGTCTGCCGGCGCGGCGGGTGCCCTCGCTGTACGTGGTCGGCGAATGTGGCCACCGCGATCCGTTCGGGCCGCGCTGTGACTGCAAATCACTGTTCGACGGCTACCGCGACCGGGTGGAAAGCACCGGTGGGATGCTGATCTATCTGCGCAAGGGCCAGGCCGACAGGACCGCTGCCGTGGCCGAACACGATCTGGCGCAGGGGTGCATCACCGCGACCATGCGGCATTTCGGACTCGACAAAGCTCATATCGTGGGATGGCCGGGTGACGCCGCGACAAGCGCTTGCCGTCTGCTGGAGCTGCCGGCCAGCACGGATCCGGCACCCGAATGGGCCGACGCGACCACAAAGAGCGTTCTCGAACAAGCCTACTGATCCACATCTCATCTTGTCGCGATACAGCCGACAGCGTCTTCATCTGGAGGAGAACACCATGGCAGGACTTGACGCCACCCTCACCCCGGTCCGTTTCCTGCAACGTGCGAGCGATGTCATGCCGGACAAAATTGCGATCGTCGACGGCGAGCGCCGGTGGACCTACCGCCAATTCGCCGCCGCAGTGCAACAACTGGCCAAGGCGTTACAAGCGTCCGGCGTCATCGACGGCCAGCGCGTCGCCGTCCTGGCCGCCAACTCGGCGGAGATGTTGATAGCCCACTACGCGATCCCGCTGGCACGAGGAGTGTTGGTCGCCATCAACACCAGGCTCGCACCCGATGAGGTCGGCTACATCTGCCGGCATTCCGGGGCCCGAATCATGTTCGGCGACAGAGATCTCCTGAGCGGACTCGACACCGCTCACCCCGACTTCACCGGGGTCGAGGAATGGGTCGAACTACCGGCGGTCGACGGCACGACATCGGCGGCCGCGCCATCGATCGGCTACCCGCAGTTCCTGACGCGGGCAGACGGCGCCGATATGCCTTGGGAGATCGATGCCGAGACTCGCACGATATCGATCAACTACACCTCGGGTACCACCGGCCGACCCAAGGGAGTCATGTACTCCCACCGCGGCGCCTACCTCTGCGCGCTCGGCGGCATACACCATTCCGGGTTCACCCAGTCGACCAAGTATCTGTGGACGTTGCCCATGTTCCACTGCAACGGCTGGTGCGCGACATGGGGTGTCACCGCCGCCATGGGCACCCACTTCTGCCTGCGGGCGGTCCGCGCCGAGACGGTGTGGACGGCAATCGACGAGCATCACATCACTCACCTCAGCGGAGCCCCAACGGTTCTCACGATCCTCGCCCATGCCGAGCAGTCTCATCCGCTGGGCACCCCTCTGACGATCTCCAACGGAGGTGCCCCGCCGAGCCCCACCATCATTGCCGCGATCCGGAAACTGGGCGCGACCATCGTGCACGTCTACGGGCTGACCGAGACCTACGGCCCCTACAGCGTCTGCGAACCGCAACCCGAATGGGCCGAATACGACGATGACCGACAGGCCGAACTGATGGCACGACAAGGAGTCGGACTCATCACCGGTGAGCGCGTCCGGGTTGTTCGCGAAGAGCTGTCTCCGACAGGTGAATTGGTCGACGTGCTCGCCGACGGCAAGGAGATGGGCGAGATCGTGATGCGCGGCAACGGGGTGATGAAAGGCTACTACGACGACGAGGAGGGCACCCGTAAAGCCACCACGGGTGGCTGGTTCCATTCGGGCGATCTCGGTGTCATGCATGCCGATGGATACGTCCAACTGCGGGACCGCGCGAAGGATATCGTGATCTCCGGCGGTGAGAACATCTCGACCATCGAGGTGGAGCACGCAATCCTCTCGCACCCTGCGGTACTCGAAGCGGCCGTGGTGGGCACACCCGACGACAAGTGGGGCGAGCGACCGAAGGCGTTCGTGGTGGCCAAGAACGCGAAGCGCCTCGAAGAGGGCGATCTCATCGCACATGTCAGGTCGCATATCGCCGCGTACAAAGCACCGAGCGCGGTGGAGTTCGTCGATGCCCTGCCCAAGACATCGACAGGCAAAGTTCGCAAGAACGAGCTTCGCGATGCCGAGTGGCGAGGTTACTCCACCCGCATCAAGGGATAGTCCCCGCCGGCGCCGGCCACCACCGACAGAGAAGAGAAGAAGAGCGTGTCAGGCAAGTCGTCATTCGATCTGTTTCAGCTACCGGAGGAGCACCGGGAACTCCGGGCGGTGATCCGAGGGCTTGCCGAAAGAGAGATCGCCCCTTACGCCGCCGAATGCGACCAAGACTCTCGGTTCCCACGCGAGGCGTCGGAGGCATTGGCGGCTGCGGGTTTCAATGCCGTGCACGTGCCCGATGAGTTCGGCGGCCAAGGCGCGGATTCGGTGGCGGTCTGCATCGTGATCGAAGAGGTGGCCCGTGTCGATGCCTCGGCATCGTTGATTCCCGCGGTCAACAAGCTGGGGACCATGGGGTTGATCTTGCGGGGCAGCGAGGAACTGAAGAAAACGGTCCTGCCCGACCTGGTCGGCGGGGCGCTGGCCTCCTACGCCTTGTCCGAACGAGAAGCCGGTTCCGATGCCGCCGGAATGAAGACCCGCGCCGAACCCGTCGGCGACGACTGGCTCCTCAACGGGACCAAGGCCTGGATCACCAACGGTGGTGAGTCGACCTGGTACACGGTGATGGCGGTGACCGACCCGGACAAAGGCGCCAAGGGCATCTCGGCATTCATGGTGCATCGCGATGACGAAGGTTTCACCGTCTGCCCCAAGGAGCGCAAACTGGGGATCAAGGGTTCACCGACTGTGGAGTTGCACTTCCAGAACTGCCGAATTCCCGGTGACCGGATCATCGGGGAGCCCGGCACCGGTTTCAAGACAGCCTTGGCCACGCTGGACCACACCCGTCCGACAATCGGCGCCCAAGCGGTCGGAATCGCGCAGGGCGCCCTCGACGCGGCGATCGCTTACACCCGGGACCGTCGACAGTTCGGGAAATCGGTGAGCGAGTTCCAAGGGGTGCAGTTCATGCTCGCCGATATGGCGATGAAGGTGGAGGCCGCCCGACTCATGGTCTACAGCGCGGCGGCTCGGGCCGAGCGGGGCGAGCCCGACCTGAACTTCATCTCGGCCGCGTCGAAGTGTTTCGCCTCCGATATCGCGATGGCCGTCACCACGGATGCGGTACAGCTGTTCGGCGGCGCCGGTTACACCGTGGATTTCCCCGTGGAGCGGTTCATGCGTGATGCCAAGATCACGCAGATCTACGAGGGCACCAACCAGATCCAGCGCGTCGTCATGAGCCGCGCCCTGCTGGCCTGAGCTGACCGTCGAATCTGAAGTAGATGGCGCCTCTGCGCGCAGATCTCGCGATCTACTTCAGATTCGGCGTCATGACTACGTGGGCCAGTGCGCACGCCATTCGTCGGCACCGATCGGCTCCGGCGGGGTGTCCCCGATCGGCGCGCCACCGCGCGCCGCCAGCACGTTCTTCTCGGCGGCACGCACGGTGTCCATGAACTCCAATACCGCGGTGCGCAGGGCGTTTTCGGCGTCGGTGTCCGGACCGATCTGCACCTGCCGCAGCCCCGCGGGCACCAGATCGTCGGGCAGGCCGGCACCGGCGACCCGTTCGAGGACCTTCTGGGTCAACGCCAGGGCGGGCTGCCCGGTCGGCACATCGTCCATGCAGGAGGCGCGCACCTTCTCGGTGCGCTTGCGTTCCTCCCACTGGGCCAGTTGCTGTTCCAGGGAGACCGACTCACCGGCGAGCACCCCGGCCGCACGGTGCCCGAGCTTGCGCACCAGCGCGTCGGCGACGTCGTCGATGTCGAAGGCACCGGCGGGGGCATCCTGGGCGATGCGGGCGTGAAACAACACCTGCAGCAACACGTCTCCGAGTTCGGTGCGCAGCTCGTCGAGGTCGCCGCTGCGGACCGCGTCGAACAACTCGTAGGTCTCCTCCAGCAGATACCTGCGCAACGAGTCGTGGGTCTGCTCACTCTCCCACGGGCCGTCGGTGCGCAGCCGGTCCATGACGGCCACGGCGTCGACCAGCCGCTCCCCGACCTGCGGGCCGGGTGCCGCGATCAGGGTGGCCCCGGCGGCCAGACTTGCCTTCACTGCGGGATGCTCGGGATCCGAGGACAGCAGCACCGGGGCCTCATCGGACGCGCTGGGCAGGTACGGGCGGGCCGAAGGCAGCGACCACGGCACCTTGATCGGCATCTCCTCGGTGTAGGCAACCTCGCCGACCAGCAGTGCGACGGCTTCCACCGGCACCAGTGACGGCCGGCGCGGATCGACGAGGACGACCGTCGTCACCGGTCCACTCCTGGCTCGGATGTTGCTGTGCCGCCGGTGATGTCGACCTCATCGGCCGCTCGGCCGTCAAGCGCCAACAGCATCCCCGCCACCGCTTGCAGCAGATCCAGATCGCGGATGCGCGGCGCACCGACCCCACTGCCCGCCCGCGGGATCGGGATCTGGACCGTCGAGGTGGTAGCCCGGTACGCCGAACCCGGGTAGATGCGCTTGAGCCGCAGCTGACCGGAATCCTGCAGCGTCAACGGCGATACCTTCAGGGTGGAATCCGAGACGGTGGACACCTCGGTGACCCCGTACTCGCGGCACAGCAACCGCAATCTGGCCACCGCGACCAGGCGTTGCGCGGGCTCCGGTAGCGGTCCGTAGCGGTCGACGAGTTCGTCGATGACGCGGGCCACTCCGGCATTGTCCGAGGCGGCGGCCAACCGGCGGTAAGCCTCCAGACGTAGCCGGTCACTACCGATGTAATCGGGTGGCAGGTGCGCATCGACCGGCAGGTCGATCCGGACGTCCTTCTGTTCCTCCTGCGAGACAACGGTTTTCCCGTCGACGGCGGCACGGTAGGCCTCGACGGCCTCACCGACCAGCCGCACGTAGAGGTCGAACCCGACACCGGCGACGTGCCCGGACTGTTCGACGCCCAGCACGTTGCCCGCCCCGCGGATCTCCAGATCCTTCATGGCCACCGCCATCCCGGCGCCCAGATCGTTGTTCTGGGCGATGG
This DNA window, taken from Mycolicibacterium neoaurum, encodes the following:
- a CDS encoding AMP-dependent synthetase/ligase — encoded protein: MASDTPASSHPVPVLRDVSRFEAVPRTFAQLLHDRARHEPDTVAFYTWESGAQQPTTWAEYADSVRRVALELDSVGVGAGDRVAIMSSARAEWVVAALAILSVNAVLVGVYPTSSQQELAQVLETCGVSAVFAEGQPALEKVAAIAPRLDTLRAVIGFETQPAGMPDNVSVSGWHSLLAAGGARAAAEPTRFADLVADGDIDQPAVLFSTSGSTGIPKGVVHTHRTLQYSVLAVAMTYPDIGRTRHDLVGFLGLSHVAPALMGVFAPIMTKLVITYCTMEQRLPALTGVRPTAVVWPPRMHEKLASEVLQTVTHSGRFFGIKYAAAMQIARRVGAHRWADRRPPRYLDVLYGICLRAVFLPLRARVGMDRISVSWTASGSMSPDVAALWHMWGLDLRELYGTTETCGAVLAQWDRTFPRPGTIGKNMPDPRWAVRVSPDGELQVRTPSLFTGYWNDPQATSEAVHDGWYSTGDLVEFDADAEVKIIGRSKDLIKTSGGKSVSPQPIEVKLKSSPLLEEAIVVGEGRKYLTALLAVSAKTRSMSADERDILLRRWIEGVNAELSRPLQIKDFRVIPRELSPEAGELTLKGTIRRANVVASFADLVDEMYDGSEHDVIAGQARFIGGDRA
- a CDS encoding nucleoside triphosphate pyrophosphohydrolase, translating into MTTVVLVDPRRPSLVPVEAVALLVGEVAYTEEMPIKVPWSLPSARPYLPSASDEAPVLLSSDPEHPAVKASLAAGATLIAAPGPQVGERLVDAVAVMDRLRTDGPWESEQTHDSLRRYLLEETYELFDAVRSGDLDELRTELGDVLLQVLFHARIAQDAPAGAFDIDDVADALVRKLGHRAAGVLAGESVSLEQQLAQWEERKRTEKVRASCMDDVPTGQPALALTQKVLERVAGAGLPDDLVPAGLRQVQIGPDTDAENALRTAVLEFMDTVRAAEKNVLAARGGAPIGDTPPEPIGADEWRAHWPT
- a CDS encoding flavin reductase family protein; its protein translation is MNNLEPVRTGDPALDISRLRRLYGRYPTGVAALCALREGEPVGIVATSFVPVSMDPALVSVCVQHTSTTWPVLSGGDHLGVSVLSSKHQAASRQLSAKNADRFGGLSWYSTDSQAILLHDAAAWFDCSISTAIPAGDHDVVIMQVDFAGINESSAPLVFQDSRYHSLIAADAS
- a CDS encoding creatininase family protein, translating into MPSIDTTPGGEVRIEYLTSPEIGDAVAAGYRTAILPLAAIEQHGGHLPLSVDADHADELAVLIARRLGDALVLPTVRVGYSPHHLEFAGTLSLRASTLESICVDYTAHLAQHGFERVILFSGHIGNYSVMRDFESRLQQQLAPLTVIVFTDAAAILDSWRLCAARVAGMGDNVGGHADIAETSVMLVLDPGKVRSERFAPGRPVGTDRTIVDAAMRNGVHSVSPNGILGDPAGSCAAIGTACLETVSALIADYARERGA
- a CDS encoding AMP-binding protein — translated: MAGLDATLTPVRFLQRASDVMPDKIAIVDGERRWTYRQFAAAVQQLAKALQASGVIDGQRVAVLAANSAEMLIAHYAIPLARGVLVAINTRLAPDEVGYICRHSGARIMFGDRDLLSGLDTAHPDFTGVEEWVELPAVDGTTSAAAPSIGYPQFLTRADGADMPWEIDAETRTISINYTSGTTGRPKGVMYSHRGAYLCALGGIHHSGFTQSTKYLWTLPMFHCNGWCATWGVTAAMGTHFCLRAVRAETVWTAIDEHHITHLSGAPTVLTILAHAEQSHPLGTPLTISNGGAPPSPTIIAAIRKLGATIVHVYGLTETYGPYSVCEPQPEWAEYDDDRQAELMARQGVGLITGERVRVVREELSPTGELVDVLADGKEMGEIVMRGNGVMKGYYDDEEGTRKATTGGWFHSGDLGVMHADGYVQLRDRAKDIVISGGENISTIEVEHAILSHPAVLEAAVVGTPDDKWGERPKAFVVAKNAKRLEEGDLIAHVRSHIAAYKAPSAVEFVDALPKTSTGKVRKNELRDAEWRGYSTRIKG
- a CDS encoding enoyl-CoA hydratase-related protein, whose product is MNTTATDDIYSRYPDEILIERKPNGVLLITLNRPDQLNSLTMPMFEYMADIWIDIDRDPLTKVAVITGAGRGFCTGMDVSQPDPSLDDAIALMEVERRRLSALLNMDKPLISAINGPAVGWGLSMGLLADISVAAEDAILMDGHTRVGVVAGDHSSLIWPLLVGMAKAKYYQLTSTRLTGREAERIGLVSITERPEAVLDRALAIADDLARGSQQAIRWTKRSLNTGWLTNALPQQELSAALETLGFAGADYLEARQAFRQGRTPVFPSAGGQGVQPAATDRATVG
- a CDS encoding enoyl-CoA hydratase/isomerase family protein; the protein is MTSPEDMPLTGLTLDDHDGVLVVTLNRPPANALNRSVIGELTHLFARLTTSADAPAVVLTGHGERFFSAGGDIKELEGVAADQIDGRMRDFHSLLTVLDRYPRPVIGAINGYCVGGGVEIALFADTVLAVEHAQFGFPEIKHGLLPADKGIQRAIQILGVRTTRAMLLSGELFGVQRAAALGLVDTIVGSAQLLPSAVAVAQEAAAKAPVLYRALKRSVNGPDDAQDEKSLRRTLDDAAAYFDDPVARALRGGWSVQRNRARTHAATSQPHVERPAEESL
- a CDS encoding acyl-CoA dehydrogenase, which encodes MSGKSSFDLFQLPEEHRELRAVIRGLAEREIAPYAAECDQDSRFPREASEALAAAGFNAVHVPDEFGGQGADSVAVCIVIEEVARVDASASLIPAVNKLGTMGLILRGSEELKKTVLPDLVGGALASYALSEREAGSDAAGMKTRAEPVGDDWLLNGTKAWITNGGESTWYTVMAVTDPDKGAKGISAFMVHRDDEGFTVCPKERKLGIKGSPTVELHFQNCRIPGDRIIGEPGTGFKTALATLDHTRPTIGAQAVGIAQGALDAAIAYTRDRRQFGKSVSEFQGVQFMLADMAMKVEAARLMVYSAAARAERGEPDLNFISAASKCFASDIAMAVTTDAVQLFGGAGYTVDFPVERFMRDAKITQIYEGTNQIQRVVMSRALLA
- a CDS encoding 3,4-dihydroxy-2-butanone-4-phosphate synthase, with amino-acid sequence MTTTSLSVITAAGDLALGRPVLLSHGRPGEELTDVVLAGAMATPAWTAWAIRHTSGFLCAAMHSSHADALGLPPMVPTERQSPNVPVFAVGVDAAVGIGTGISAVDRAHTGRVLADPQTRAEDLVRPGHVIPIRAADHGVLQRRAVAEAAIDLCASAGLVPLALTATLLDEHSGRLLCGDRSVAFAREHGITLVTVEDLVVHLIHHGTGKAGRVERITPSGRQIRCRSTRVIDFDDELTGARHTVMVGRLPARRVPSLYVVGECGHRDPFGPRCDCKSLFDGYRDRVESTGGMLIYLRKGQADRTAAVAEHDLAQGCITATMRHFGLDKAHIVGWPGDAATSACRLLELPASTDPAPEWADATTKSVLEQAY